A window from Balearica regulorum gibbericeps isolate bBalReg1 chromosome 1, bBalReg1.pri, whole genome shotgun sequence encodes these proteins:
- the DENND6B gene encoding protein DENND6B — protein sequence MDALCRAEPRPRRPVAASPLPWARFSAWLDCVCVVTFDLELGQAMELVYPYDFRLTEKEKTSICYLSFPDSYSGGLGDTQFSFRLRQSGGQRTTHYEDDGEYNREAPLTLQRESAHYFGYVYFRQVKDSSMKRGYFQKSLVLVSRLPYVNLFQSLLQLIAPEYFDKLEPCLEAVCNEIDQWPPPVPGQTLNLPVMGVVIQVRIPSRVDKPGSSPVKQFNQENLLPAPLVLPSIHELDLFRCFQPVLIHIQMLWELMLLGEPIVVMAPSPTVSSEMVLALTSCLAPLRYCCDYRPYFTIHDSEFKEYTTRTQAPPNIVVGVTNPFFIKTLQHWPHILRVGELRMSGDLPKQVKVKKLAKLKTLDTKPGIYTSYKTFLHKDKTLIKRLLKGIQRKRPSEVQSALLRRHLLELTQSFIIPLEHYIASLMPLQRAITPWKNPPQIRPFRQEDFMKTLEHAGPQLTCVLKGDWLGLYRRFFKSPNFDGWYRQRHKEMTQKLEALHLEAICEANIVAWMKDKSEVEIVDLVLKLREKLVRARCQHLPVKEETLQRVGLYIETIIGSLPEDLQTVLHHH from the exons TTGGTGTATCCTTATGACTTTAGGCTAACAGAGAAAGAG AAAACTAGTATCTGCTACTTGTCCTTCCCAGACTCCTACTCAG GTGGCCTGGGTGATACTCAATTTAGCTTCCGCCTTCGTCAGTCTGGGGGACAGAGAACCACTCATTATGAGGACGATGGCGAGTACAATAGAGAAGCACCCCTAACGCTGCAG CGGGAGTCGGCTCATTACTTTGGTTATGTATACTTCAGGCAAGTCAAGGACAGCTCAATGAAGAGGGGTTATTTTCAGAAG tctttggtGCTAGTGTCACGCCTTCCATATGTGAACTTGTTCCAGTCATTGCTGCAGCTGATTGCTCCAGAATATTTTGACAAGCTGGAGCCGTGCCTGGAGGCAG TGTGCAATGAGATTGATCAGTGGCCACCTCCTGTGCCAGGACAGACTCTGAACCTTCCAGTGATGGGAGTTGTCATCCAG GTGAGAATCCCATCAAGGGTGGACAAGCCAGGATCAAGCCCAGTGAAGCAGTTCAATCAAGAG AATCTGTTACCAGCCCCACTGGTTCTCCCCAGTATTCATGAACTGGATCTTTTCAG GTGTTTCCAGCCAGTGCTAATTCACATCCAGATGTTGTGGGAGCTGATGTTGCTAGGAGAGCCAATTGTTGTTATGGCACCATCCCCTACGGTTTCTTCAGAAATGGTTCTGGCTCTTACCAG CTGCCTTGCTCCCCTGAGGTACTGTTGTGACTACCGCCCCTATTTTACTATCCACGACAGTGAATTTAAAGAGTATACCACCAGGACACAAGCTCC GCCAAACATCGTTGTGGGAGTCACAAACCCTTTCTTCATCAAAACTCTCCAGCACTGGCCACACATTCTTCGGGTTGGGGAGCTCAGAATGTCGG GAGACCTGCCCAAGCAAGTTAAGGTGAAGAAGCTAGCTAAACTAAAAACCCTAGACACAAAACCAG gAATCTATACTTcttataaaacatttcttcacaaaGACAAAACCCTGATAAAAAGATTACTAAAG GGGATTCAGCGGAAACGCCCATCTGAAGTCCAAAGTGCCCTTCTGAGGCGGCACCTCCTGGAGCTCACCCAGAGTTTCATTATTCCCCTG GAGCACTATATTGCAAGTCTGATGCCTCTGCAGAGGGCCATTACTCCATGGAAG AATCCTCCACAGATTCGTCCTTTCCGACAGGAAGATTTCATGAAGACCCTGGAGCATGCTGGTCCCCAACTTACCTGTGTGCTTAAGGGTGACTGGTTGGGCCTCTACAG GCGTTTCTTCAAGTCCCCCAACTTTGATGGCTGGTACCGTCAGAGGCACAAGGAAATGACCCAGAAGCTGGAGGCCCTTCATTTGGAGGCAATCTGTGAAGCG AACATTGTGGCCTGGATGAAGGACAAGTCTGAGGTGGAGATTGTAGACCTGGTGCTAAAACTTCGTGAGAAGCTG GTAAGAGCCAGGTGCCAGCACCTCCCTGTGAAGGAGGAAACTCTGCAGCGGGTGGGCCTGTACATCGAGACCATCATCGGCTCCTTGCCAGAGGACCTCCAGACTGTGCTGCACCACCACTGA
- the LOC142600017 gene encoding uncharacterized protein LOC142600017, translating into MANEEEQPSALSDNEVFVLTCIYLSASVLSLLGSGSVLAVTSRQRRCCHIQLRPLFLLALADFLAAAVLLSMAVIQLLPAPLFVPAYAACPYGLMLATTFYAVSFLMVVVYAYEAYRTIHGWRAWHVAALQERSGCLESAWQGLPYILAWLVPALTLLGQLIAHGTSLTDIAPKSIEPIVPWKGNRSHETYSLYCSSCLLLIHRAQDICYEYVGRKEVGLEGKIIFFLYLLLVLSCCTLLYRRVKLRCRRNTAAPLLTLEKDGFAGRSIRSVSRVSHYFQLVFLLCWAPGKLWGVGGVCDAPQPWQARATAAPAPAPLFLGGSSTQAQEKRLRLNNCKASRRLVSPWVAGQSQDERTDGPDHCR; encoded by the exons ATGGCGAATGAAGAGGAACAGCCGTCGGCTCTCTCGGATAACGAG GTCTTCGTGCTGACGTGCATCTACCTGTCGGCCTCAGTGCTGAG CCTCCTGGGCAGCGGGTCGGTCCTCGCTGTCACCTCCCGGCAGAGGAGATGCTGCCACATCCAG CTTCGCCCCCTTTTCCTCCTCGCCCTGGCAGATTTCCTGGCCGCCGCCGTGCTGCTGAGCATGGCCGTcatccagctgctgccagccccgctCTTCGTCCCAGCGTATGCTGCCTGCCCCTACGGACTGATGCTGGCCACG aCCTTCTACGCAGTCTCATTTCTGATGGTGGTTGTCTACGCGTACGAAGCCTACCGCACCATCCACGGCTGGAGAGCCTGGCACgtggcagctctgcag GAGAGGAGCGGCTGCCTGGAGAGCGCGTGGCAGGGACTGCCTTACATCCTGGCCTG GCTGGTGCCAGCACTCACGCTCCTGGGACAGCTGATCGCCCACGGCACATCCCTCACCGACATCGCGCCAAAATCCATCGAGCCCATCGTGCCGTGGAAAGGCAACCGCTCCCACGAGACCTACAGCCTTTACTGCTCCAG ctgcctgctcctcaTCCACCGCGCCCAGGATATCTGCTACGAG TACGTAGGTAGGAAGGAGGTGGGCCTGGAGGGGAAAATCATCTTCTTCTTGTAcctgctgctggtgctcagctgctgcacg CTCCTGTACCGCAGGGTGAAGCTCCGGTGCCGGAGGAACACCGCGGCACCCTTGCTGACCCTGGAGAAGGACGGCTTTGCCGGCAGGAGCATCCGCAGCGTCAGCAGAGTCTCTCACTACTTCCAGCTggttttcctgctctgctgggcGCCAGGCAAGttgtggggtgtggggggtgtgtgtgatgCCCCACAGCCCTGGCAGGCAAGAGccactgcagctcctgctccagcccctttATTCCTGGgcggcagcagcacccaggccCAAGAGAAGAGGCTGAGACTGAATAACTGCAAAGCCTCGAGGCGGCTGGTAAGCCCCTGGGTGGCTGGGCAGAGCCAGGACGAGAGGACGGACGGCCCCGACCACTGCCGTTGA
- the GCC1 gene encoding GRIP and coiled-coil domain-containing protein 1, whose amino-acid sequence MEKFGMNFGVLGPSKKDLLETIESQKQQLLRYQVRLKDVVRAYKSLLKEKEALEASLKVLSVSHEADIDLSSAQPASVASSGSSFADSADDRSSVHSEDSVGTATSADTAASLASTKGEPGPEDDKPAATASSLKSEETSSSESGISTSSGDVCSAGSEADKRVLQLKTQLATLTSALSTVTQEKSRMEASYQADKKKMKQDLDDAVKKAEDETEKLETELKSVQEQLAETKARLITQQHDRAQEQSDHAVMLRELQKLLQSERTLRQDAELKLEETREVLAGRACMADRAEGYELQIKQLSQEVENLKRELQAVQEENNKPDPRIQDLQEEMASVKNHFQVQLLQEMRKTAQAEEQLRQHAQMEERRVADLEGQVSEVSELLGTYEKAKQKDQVVIQKLKDRIVQLDLENKTLAIAASSRSPLDIHVEEANLDVNVLKDKMEKLKKLLQAAAKKSQPALDVEKLCELELPKGTEAGDGEKATALYYQQELKQLKEEFERYKMRAQVVLKNKSAKDGNLAKELEEAQEQLADLKEKYVVLQLSSDEMEKQHQQDMEAKKQELFQLQQIHRQELERCQLDYRERALKLEEEMHKQRDRALAVLAEKDQELEQLRSVTLPYGLQGSKNYLAPGTDLTGNDSPGNESSDILPQALHLSAASEPTFFLYAEQLARKEVEIVALRKQKHKLEMQLHQLQEKILVEEEKHHEEVSALQSEIEKNFRDKSREGANLEYLKNIVYRFLTLQDSLGRQQTLTAILTILHFSPEEKQAITKQSAYSSWWLSGKR is encoded by the exons ATGGAGAAGTTTGGCATGAACTTTGGAGTACTTGGCCCAAGTAAAAAAGATCTTCTAGAGACTATTGAATcgcagaagcagcagcttcttcGGTACCAGGTTCGGCTGAAGGATGTTGTCAGAGCCTACAAGAGCCTGCTCAAAGAGAAGGAAGCCTTGGAAGCCAGCTTGAAAGTATTGTCCGTGTCTCATGAGGCAGATATTGACTTGAGCAGCGCTCAGCCTGCGTCTGTGGCTAGCTCCGGCTCTTCCTTTGCCGATTCTGCTGATGACAGGAGCTCGGTTCACAGTGAAGATAGTGTGGGGACTGCTACCAGTGCAGACACTGCTGCCAGTCTGGCCAGCACCAAGGGTGAACCAGGGCCTGAGGACGATAAGCCTGCGGCCACCGCTTCCTCTCTTAAATCAGAAGAGACGAGCAGTTCAGAGAGCGGCATCAGCACAAGCAGCGGAGATGTGTGCTCTGCTGGTAGTGAGGCTGATAAAAGAGTGCTCCAGCTGAAGACCCAGTTGGCCACCTTGACCAGTGCTCTGTCGACAGTCACGCAAGAGAAGTCCCGCATGGAAGCCTCGTACCAAGCAGACAAGAAGAAGATGAAGCAGGACCTGGATGATGCCGTTAAGAAAGCAGAGGACGAGACCGAGAAGTTGGAGACAGAGCTGAAGTCTGTCCAGGAACAGCTAGCCGAGACCAAAGCCCGTCTGATCACGCAGCAGCACGACCGAGCCCAAGAACAGAGTGACCACGCTGTTATGCTGCGAGAGCtacagaagctgctgcagagcgAGAGGACTTTGCGCCAGGATGCGGAGCTGAAGCTGGAGGAGACCAGGGAGGTGTTGGCCGGGAGGGCATGCATGGCTGACCGTGCCGAGGGGTACGAGCTGCAGATCAAGCAGCTGAGCCAGGAGGTGGAAAACCTGAAGAGAGAGCTGCAAGCTGTCCAGGAGGAGAACAACAAGCCAGACCCCCGGATACAGGATCTGCAGGAGGAGATGGCCAGCGTTAAGAACCACTTCCAGGTGCAGCTGCTGCAAGAGATGAGGAAG ACTgcacaggcagaggagcagctccGCCAGCACGCCCAGATGGAGGAGCGGCGAGTGGCCGACTTGGAGGGCCAAGTCTCCGAAGTGTCAGAACTACTTGGCACGTACGAAAAAGCCAAGCAGAAAGACCAAGTGGTCATTCAGAAACTAAAGGACCGCATCGTACAGTTGGACCTGGAGAACAAAACCCTGGCCATTGCTGCCTCCAGCCGATCCCCTCTTGATATTCACGTAGAAGAAGCCAATCTTGATGTTAATGTTCTGAAGGATAAAatggagaagctgaagaagCTCTTGCAGGCAGCAGCTAAGAAGAGTCAACCCGCTCTGGACGTCGAGAAGCTGTGTGAGCTGGAGCTGCCGAAGGGCACTGAGGCTGGGGATGGTGAGAAGGCCACAGCTCTGTACTACCAGCAGGAgctgaagcagctgaaggaagagTTTGAGAGGTACAAGATGAGGGCACAAGTGGTTCTCAAGAACAAGTCAGCCAAAGACGGCAATCTCGCTAAAGAACTGGAGGAAGCTCAAGAGCAGCTGGCTgacctgaaagagaaatatgttGTGCTTCAGCTCTCCTCCGATGAAATGGAGAAGCAGCACCAGCAAGACATGGAAGCCAAGAAGCAAGAGCTGTTCCAGCTGCAGCAAATTCATAGGCAGGAACTAGAGCGATGCCAGCTGGACTACAGGGAACGGGCGctgaagctggaggaggagatgcaCAAGCAGCGGGACCGAGCACTGGCAgtgctggcagaaaaggaccaagagctggagcagctgagATCTGTCACGCTGCCTTACGGGCTTCAGGGATCCAAAAACTACCTGGCGCCAGGGACTGACCTTACTGGCAATGACTCACCAGGTAACGAGTCCTCAGACATTCTCCCCCAGGCCCTTCATCTCTCCGCCGCCAGTGAGCCCACCTTCTTCTTGTATGCAGAGCAGCTGGCTCGCAAAGAAGTGGAAATTGTAGCGCTGAGGAAGCAGAAGCACAAGCTGGAAATGCAACTTCACCAGCTCCAGGAGAAAATCTTGGTTGAGGAGGAGAAGCACCACGAAGAGGTATCCGCACTTCAAAGCGAAATCGAGAAGAACTTCCGAGAtaagagcagagagggagccAACCTGGAATACCTTAAGAATATTGTCTATAGATTTTTGACGCTGCAGGATTCTCTCGGTCGCCAGCAGACTCTAACTGCCATATTGACTATTCTGCATTTCAgcccagaagaaaagcaagctatTACAAAACAGTCAGCATACAGCAGCTGGTGGCTTTCTGGGAAGAGATGA